In Carassius carassius chromosome 19, fCarCar2.1, whole genome shotgun sequence, a single genomic region encodes these proteins:
- the LOC132094867 gene encoding integral membrane protein GPR155-like isoform X3, which translates to MGHLSVNISIFSSRDGSDPDSVPPCMSIDKLLPALLECFGIILCGYIAGRTNIIPATQFKGLGSFVSKFALPALLFKNMVLLDFGDVIWPFFFSVLVAKVSVFFLVCVLTLLVADRESRFSKAGLFSIFATQSNDFALGFPIVEALYRNTHPEYLQYIYLVAPVSLMVLNPLGFALCEVQRRRTGELQPQRKLKVLGLVLLQVVKNPIVFMVVIGLVSHFLLGQKIPAFMQEFVDGLSNSFGGAALFYLGLTMVGQLKKLTRSTVVALILLITAKLLVMPLICRGMVEVLDRGSRSLMNHTSLSNYAFLYGVFPTAPSVAIYASHYNMELEVVTSGMVISTFLSAPIMFVSAWLLTIPWMDSDPLASALQHVSFNISIISLFALVWSVAVMLLSRKFHRIPHIFTINLFVAQLLACVGMIAWKFMAEQDNFLGQVLTFTLLYGSLYSTYIWPGLIALSLLLVRRREEVNFRPGLTVITGWGVPVLAVSVLLLTGERLPNTIDSAFFYGKTQVTCTSVVLFVSIVLCGVSLTLLSRRTRDYHSLERGSLSDSEEDTHTDIGSINTDCQMCECVCGPLQSVPDTTSTREETPIQTGQCSQQCASTSCLLVEEEQKEADRQNTDIQPTRHVLVCLLLTVSLLANLSSCLWWLFNKDPGRLYLELQFFCVVANFGQVSEPVARLGSGGHRLCSVRGDQTDLYSVPHIS; encoded by the exons ATGGGTCATCTCTCAGTTAATATCTCCATCTTCAGCAGCAGGGATGGATCTGACCCCGACTCCGTCCCCCCCTGCATGTCCATCGACAAGCTCCTTCCAGCCCTGCTCGAGTGTTTCGGGATCATTCTCTGCGGATACATCGCAGGCCGTACAAACATCATCCCAGCTACACAATTCAAAGGACTGGGCAGCTTCGTGTCCAAGTTTGCACTTCCAGCTCTGCTCTTCAAAAACATGGTGCTGCTGGACTTTGGCGATGTAATCTGGCCGTTTTTCTTCAGCGTCTTGGTGGCTAAAGTGTCTGTGTTCTTCTTAGTGTGTGTCCTCACACTGTTGGTGGCAGACAGAGAGAGCCGTTTCTCCAAAGCTGGCCTCTTCTCCATATTTGCCACACAGAGTAATGACTTTGCTCTGGGGTTCCCTATAG TTGAAGCTCTGTACCGAAACACTCATCCTGAGTATCTGCAGTACATCTACCTGGTTGCCCCCGTCTCCCTCATGGTCCTGAACCCGCTAGGCTTTGCTCTCTGTGAGGTGCAGAGGCGGAGGACAGGTGAACTTCAGCCGCAGAGGAAGCTGAAGGTGCTGGGTTTGGTGCTCCTTCAGGTGGTCAAGAACCCTATTGTCTTTATGGTGGTGATCGGGCTCGTTTCTCACTTCCTGCTGGGCCAGAAGATCCCGGCCTTCATGCAGGAGTTTGTAGATGGTCTGTCAAACTCATTCGGAGGAGCAGCGCTGTTTTATCTGGGTCTGACCATGGTGGGGCAGCTGAAAAAGCTGACCCGCTCCACTGTGGTGGCACTTATTCTCCTCATCACGGCAAAACT GCTGGTGATGCCTCTGATCTGTAGAGGGATGGTTGAGGTCTTGGACCGTGGAAGCAGGAGCTTGATGAACCACACCAGTCTGTCAAACTACGCTTTCCTGTATGGAGTCTTTCCCACGGCCCCGAGTGTGGCCATATATGCATCACATTACAACATGGAGCTCGAAGTG GTGACCTCAGGGATGGTGATCAGCACGTTTCTGTCTGCTCCCATCATGTTTGTGTCGGCCTGGCTGTTGACCATCCCGTGGATGGACTCGGATCCACTAGCGTCAGCGCTGCAGCACGTCAGCTTCAACATCAGCATCATCAGCCTCTTTGCATTG GTGTGGAGTGTTGCAGTCATGCTACTGAGCAGAAAGTTTCACAGAATTCCTCACATTTTCACCATTAATCTCTTTGTGGCGCAG CTATTAGCCTGTGTTGGGATGATAGCGTGGAAATTCATGGCAGAGCAGGACAACTTCCTGGGTCAGGTGTTGACCTTTACTCTACTGTACGGCTCTCTCTACAGCACCTATATATGGCCAG GTCTGATCGCTCTGTCTCTGCTCCTCGTGAGGAGACGTGAGGAGGTGAACTTCAGGCCAGGGCTCACTGTGATCACTGGCTGGGG TGTCccagttctggctgtcagtgtcCTTCTCCTGACAGGGGAAAGATTGCCAAACACTATCGACTCTGCATTCTTTTATGGAAAGACACAG gtgaCGTGCACGTCTGTGGTGTTATTCGTGAGCATTGTGCTGTGTGGCGTCTCGCTCACACTACTCAGCAGACGAACTCGAGACTATCACAGCCTTGAACGTGGATCTCTGTCTGACAGCgaggaggacacacacacagatataggCAGCATCAACACAG actGTCagatgtgcgagtgtgtgtgtggccCTCTGCAGTCCGTCCCTGACACGACAAGCACCAGAGAGGAAACACCCATCCAAACag GTCAGTGTAGCCAGCAGTGTGCGTCCACAAGCTGTCTGCTGGTCGAAGAGGAACAGaaagaggcagacagacagaacacAGACATACAGCCGACGAGACATGTGCTTGTGTGTCTGTTACTGACCGTCAGTCTGCTCGCT aatCTCTCCAGCTGTCTGTGGTGGCTCTTTAATAAAGATCCAGGGCGGCTGTATCTGGAGCTGCAGTTCTTCTGTGTCGTGGCCAACTTTGGGCAG